The window CGATCTCGCAAATGGCGATGTCGAACCCCTCGCCAACGGCGGTCAGCCGGGCTTTAATCTCGTCGGTGATATGGGGTATCACCTGCACGGTGGCCCCAAGATAGTCCCCCCGGCGCTCTTTCTGGATGACGTTGTTGTAGATCCATCCGGTGGTGACGTTGTTGAGCTTGCCCATGGTGGTGGAAATGAACCGCTCGTAATGGCCCAGGTCCATATCCGTCTCGGCGCCGTCATCGGTGACGTACACCTCGCCATGCTGGAACGGGCTCATGGTGCCCGGATCCACGTTGATATATGGATCCAGTTTCATTATGGTCACCTTGTAACCCCTGGCCTCCAGCAAAGCCCCCAGCGACGCCGCCGTTATGCCCTTTCCAAGGCTTGAAAGAACGCCGCCGGTCACAAAAACATATTTGGCCATTACTAAAATTCCCCGTTTCTCACAAAAGCCTCCGCCCTTTCCAGGTCGGCAGGCGAGTCTATACCCAAAGAATCACGGTCTGTATCCACAAGCAGTATCTTCTCTCCATGCTCCAGTATACGCAACTGTTCCAGTTTCTCCAGTTTTTCCAGCGGCGTCGGGCTCATGGCCGAAAAGCGCAAAAGAAAATCGCGGCGGAACACATATACTCCCAGGTGTTTGAGCCAGCGGGAGTTTTCATCAGCGCCATCGCGGTGATGGGGGATGGGAAGTTTGGAGAAATATAGCGCCATGCCATGGAGGTCACGGACAACGCAGGTGACGTTCAGGTCTTCGGCCTCTTTCCTCTCCACGGAAACGCAGAGTGTTGAAACGCTGGCCCCGGGATTTCCCTTAAGGGCGTTTACGGCTCGATCCACCGAATCCGTGTCCACAAATGGCTCGTCCCCCTGGAGGTTGACCACTATTCCGTATTCCGGAAACTTCCGGGCCACTTCCGCCACCCTGTCGGTGCCGGACGCATGATGGATGGAGGTCATTACAGCCTCGCCGCCGGAACCGGTGACGGTTTTTAAAATCCGCTCGTCGTCGGTGGCCACTATCACCCGGCTGGGGGTCTTCATCAGTTTGGCCCGTTCGTACACCCTTGTTATCATGGGCTTTCCCCCTATCAGCTTGAGCGCCTTGGCGGGAAGACGGGTGGAGCCGTACCGGGCGGGAATGACTACGAGGGTTTTATCTTCCACGTGGTTTTTCGAGCGTTGTTAGGCGTATCTCTTCAGCGGTCTTCACATCCATACCTTTGTTCCGGGCAACCAGCTTTTCTATCAACATATTCCTGACTTCAAGGGGAAGATTTTGAGCGAATTTTTGCTTCACGTCAACCCGCTCCGGAGTTACGCGGAACACGGCCGTGTTTGAAAGCTCTTTTGCGTACAATGGCGCGATGGCGCTTATGGGCGCATGCCCCCCTTCCGGCTGGTATTTTGCCATTAACAACCCTAACGCGAGAGCCTTTTCTTCGGCATCGGTTATAACATCCCCCCACCCTTTCATAAGGACCGATTTGAACAGCATGGTGGCCGGGCAGGCGAATTCCGACGAGCGCCAGTAAGACGGAATGTAAGAGTATGGGATATACGCGAGGAAGGTGACTTTAGCCCCGTTTTTCAGCGCGTGATACTTTGCGCCGTCCACAGCGCCGTGGAAGAATATTTTCCCGCCGGAGAAAGCAAAATTGACTGGAAGCGTCATCGGCCATCCGTCGCCGTCCACAAAGCCCAATTGCCCCACTTCTATGGCTGAAAAAAGCTCCTGGGCATCTGTCGCGTCCACCTCAAACTCACTGCGTCTCATCGGCAAACCGTCCCGTGGCCGTTAATACGCATGTTTGTTCACAAACCCGCGCCAAACCGTGAGCCACAATATTTTCAGGTCAAAAAGCATGGACCAGTTTTCGATGTAATGGAGGTCGTACTCTATCCTTTTCTCCAGCGAGGTGTTCCCCCGGAACCCGTTCACCTGGGCCCAGCCTGTCATGCCCGCCTTCATCTTGTGCCTCAGCATGTACATGGGTATGTTCTTGCTGAAATCCTCCACGAACACCGGGCGTTCGGGCCGGGGGCCCACAAGGCTCATATCCCCCTTCAACACATTAAAAAGCTGGGGCAGTTCGTCCAGGCTGGTCCTTCTTATAAACTCCCCGACCTTTGTCTTGCGGCTGTCGTCCTTGCTGGCCCAAACGGCGCCGGTTTGTTTCTCCGCGCCTTCCACCATGGAGCGAAACTTGTATATGTGGAACCGGCCGCCGCCAAGGCTCATCCGCTCTTGCCGGAAAAGGACCGGCCCGCGAGACTCCAGCTTGATGAGCGCCGCTATGGCGAGCATAACCGGCGACCAGATGACGATGAACAACATGGAGAAGATGATGTCGAACAGGCGTTTTAGCACCAGGTTCCAGCCATACAGCGGGCTTTCGGAGAGGGACACTATGGGAATGCCGTCGAAATCCTCCACCCCGGCGTTAAGCCGCATGAACTGGAGAATGTCCGGCGCCAGTTTGACGTCCACCATCTCATCCCCCAAAAGGCTCAAGGTCTTGTCCAGAAGGTCGTTGGCCTGCCGGGGAAGGGCCATGAATATCTGGTCCACCCCTCTTTGGCTAATCAGTCTTTTGATGTCGCCAACGGTCCCTATCACTTCATATCCGTGATATGACTTGCCGGTTTCATTTTCGTCCTGCGCCAGCATGCCCACAACTTTCAGCCCCGATTCCGGATGGCGGGCGAAGGTGGCCGCCAATGTTTGGCCCAGCTCGCCGGTTCCCACTATCAGGACATACCGGAGGTTGTACCCCTTGCTCCGCATGATCCGGAGGATGGTCCTGACAGAAGTGTGCGAAACCATGAGCCCCACCACGCTTATCCCCCAGAACAGGGCCATAACGGCGCGGGAATAAGAATACTCGCGGAAAAAGAAGGTGGCGGCCATCATGAAGATTGTGGCCACGGTGGCGGTGCGGAAAATGCGGTAGTACTCGTGAAACCGCGAGTCCGACCGCATGGGGGTGTAAAGGCCGCTGAACCGGAGCGAGAAGAACCAGGTAACCATGATGATCGGGACGAAGATAAGGTAATCCCATAGAGGGGGAACACCCTTGTCAACCTCGATCACCTCCAGGCTGAACCGGACGTAATAGGCCAATAGCCAAGACACCGCCGCAACCAGCGTGTCTGCGGCCAGCATTATGGTAAGGAACAGCTGGTTATGTTTCTTTAACATTATCCGAATCCAAAGAACGTCGCCAATGGCGCAAGACGCTGAAAATTATAACCCATCCGGCCATGGTTTGGGTAGGCGCCCGGTACGTCTATTTGACGTGGACTGAATTGCAAATAAAACACCGGCCTGCGTGAAAGCCCTCAAGCATCACCCCGCCCATCCCCAGGGTGTAAAATAATATCCATGATAATTCACCGGTATGGCCCATGGGAGGAGCCGCCAAAACCTCCTTTCACTTTGGAAGACGTTGTCCGCGCCGCAACGGAGCTGGTGATGCGCTACCACATAAGCTTCAACGAGGCGTTGCGCTATCTTCTGGAGCAGGGCCTGCCCGTAAACGAGTTCCTCCGCAACGACGGGTTCGACACCCTGCTGGAGGAGTACATTCAAAAAGTGGACTCCATGCAGGAAGAGTTGCGCGGGAAATACGACATCAAGGGGCTGTCCAGAAAATCCGCCCGCAGGTTCAAGACCGCCGCCAGCAAGGCCCGGGAGCTTGCCCGGAATGACGATAGCCTTGCGCGCCAGATAGAAAAAGCCGCCAGGGATAAAAGCGCCTCGGCGCTCCATGAGGCCCGGTGGATCCTGCGCCGCGCAGATAAGGACAGTGTGGAGCTGGAAGAAGAGCTTTTCAAAGCCATGGCCCACGCGGAAACGCTTGCCGACACCGAAAAGTTCCTTGAACGGTTCGGCGACGTTTTCCATGGCAAACGCGAACCTTCGCCTCATGAAGCCAGGGACGTTTTCAAACAATACGAAACCCTGGAAGACTTGCGCCGCCAGCTGGAAAACGCAAAGGAAAGGGGCGACCTGTTCGGGGTGGACGAACAAAACCTTAAAAACATCATGGGCGACGAGGCTTACGAGAAGTTTAACAAGGCCCGGGAAGATACCATGAACCAGCTGGCCGAGGCTTTGAAAACCACGGGCCTTGTGGAGCGGGACGACGATGGCGTGTTCAAGCTTACCCCTTCGGCGGCGCGCAAAGTTGGCTCCCGGGCGCTTTCGGAAATTTTCGAGCAGTTGAAAATGGACGGCTCCGGCGTCCATCTTGTGGAGATGAAGGGCGAAGGAGCCGTGGAAACCGCCCGCACAAGACCCTATGAGTATGGCGACCCTCTCACTGGGCTGGACGTGGCCGCAAGCCTTTTAAACGCCATGGTGCGCGAGGGATCCACCAAGGCCCGCCTGCGCCGGGAAGATATGGAAGTGGCCCAAACCGCGGGGACAGCCCACGCCAACATAGTGGTCATGCTGGACATGAGCGGCTCCATGAGCCGTTACGGCCGGTTCCACAACGCGAAAAAAATGGCCCTGGCGCTGGATGCGCTCACCCGCGCCTATTATCCCCAGGACTCGGTGAGTTTCATAGGGTTTGCCACCTTCGCCAAACGCGCGGCGTTGGGGGATATCATGAACCTGGCTCCGGAGCCGGTGACTTTCGCAGGAGGCGCGGTGAACATGCGGGTGGATTTTTCCCGGATAAGAGACCCCAAGGCGGAACTGGCCCATGTGCCGCGATATTTCACCAACATGCAAAAAGGGTTCGAACTGGCGCGGAGCATCCTGCAATCGCAACAAGGGACCAACAAGGAGATAATCCTTATTACAGACGGCGCCCCAACTGCATATTACAAAGGCTCCATGTTGTATCTAACTTACCCACCGGGCCAACCGGCTTTCGAGGCCACGTTGAACGAGGTGCGGGCGCTGACCGGCGAGGGTATCAGGATAAACGCGTTCCTGCTGGGCTCCGATTTCGACTCCGGCTATTTCGGCGAGGACGAATTTATCCAGTCCATGCTGAAAATAAACCGGGGCAGGCTTTACCAGCCGGAGCCGGACAGCCTTACCCGCTACGCCATTGTGGACTACATAACCCACCGTCGCATGACCATGGAGACTTAGCCGGTGCCTACCCCAATCGGCCACTGCCTCATTGGTCTTGCGGTGGGGGAGTTTTACAGCAAGCGCAAGCCCGGTGAAAAACATGCGTGGATCACAAGCCTTTACTTCACCGCCGTGGCCTGCATGGCGGACCTGGATTTCATATCCTGGGACGGCGATGGATTAAACATCTCATCCTTGGGGCACCATGGGATCACCCACTCTTTGGGGTTTGCGGTGATAGCGTCGGCGCTTGCCGGAGCCGTGGCGGTATTTTTGGACTCGCCGAATTGGTTCAGGCTTTCATTTCTTACCGGGCTGGCCTACACAAGCCACATCATGGCGGACATCATATGCGTGGACGAGTTCCCGCAAAACGGCATTGGCCTTCCGGCCCTGTGGCCTTTGAGCGGCGATTATTACATCATCCCGCTATTACCCGGCGTGGACAGAAGCCATGTGTTCACGATGGCCAACGCCGTGAACCTGTCGCTGGAGATTGCGCTTTTCGGCGGTGTGTATCTTGCGGCGCAATGGTTGATGAAGGCCAAGAATCCACAGCGGCAATTTCAATAACCGCCGCAACAGCGCGTCCGCGCATATAAGCCATCTACCTTTTACCGCCTGATTAGAGTGATAGAATGTAGCAAAAGATCGTCAGGTAAAGCGAATGTTAAAAGCCAAGGGGGGCAATAGGGCGGGCGCCGCTATCGAACGGACGTTCGACACGGTGAACGCCTTCATTGAGAGCGTAATCCGGCACGAGACCACCTCCGGTGTCGTTCTGCTGATATCTACGGCGCTGGCCCTTCTTATCATGAACTCCGGGCTGTCCTCGGCATATCTGAATTTCATCAACACCGTCATCGGCGTGAACATCGGCGGATGGGGTCTCACCGAGCCGCTCAAGCTTTGGGTGAATGACGGGCTGATGGCCATTTTCTTCCTGATGGTGGGGCTGGAGATAAAACGCGAGGTGTTGATCGGCGAGCTTGCCACGCCAAAAAAGGCTCTACTGCCCATCATCGCCGCCATCGGCGGTATGGTTATGCCCGCCTTCATATATTTCATGTTCAACCCCGGCCCGCCGGAGCTTTATGGATGGGGCATACCCATGGCCACGGATATAGCCTTCGCCATGGGCATACTGGCGGCGGCTGGAAAAAAGGCTCCCCGCTCGCTTTACGTGTTTCTCATAGCGCTTGCGATAGTGGACGACCTGGGCGCCGTGATGGTGATCGCCATTTTTTACACCAAGTACCTGGCGGCGGAATATCTCGGCGCGGCGATGCTGGTATGGGCGCTCATGTTCATCCTCAACCTGGGCGGAGTGAAAAGCCTGCTTCCTTATTATGTGCTGGCCATATTCGTATGGTTCGCCATGCTACACTCGGGAATACACGCCACACTGGCCGGAGTAATGACCGCCATGGCCATACCGTTAAGCGGCAAACTGCCCGAAAGCTCGCTGGATCTTTGCGAATTGAGCCACGGCCAGGACCGTACGGAAAAACACCACACGGTGAACAACTCCGGAAAGACTCTGATGGAGGCGAAAAAAAGGATATTCCTGGTCGAATCCCCGGTGGACAGGGCGCTGGCCGACCTGCACCTTCCCGTGGCCTACATAGTGATGCCAGTGTTCGCCTTCGTGAACGCCGGCATTCCGCTGAGCCTGGAGCTTGCCGGAAAGATATTCACCCACCCGGTGGCCCATGGCGTGATTCTTGGGCTTTGCATAGGCAAGTTCGCCGGGATAACATTAAGCTCCCTGGCGGCCGTAAAACTTGGCGCGGCGCGCCTTCCGGACGGAATGAGCGTGGCGCATCTGGCCGGAGGCGGGCTTATTGGCGGGGTGGGATTCACCATGTCCATCTTTATCGCGGCCTTGGGTTTCAGGAACGAGCCGGAGCTTCTGCTGACGGCCAAAACGGCCATACTTTTCGGCTCCACGCTTTCCGCCATTCTGGGATTCGCCACGCTGTCGCTTGTTTCATCGCGCCGCCGCGGCGGATGAACGCGCAGGACAAATGTTAAACCGCTTTATTGCCTTTTGGAGAATTTGATGAGCGAGCCTTCCATACAATCCGGAAGTTTGGCGGTTACCGGAGCCGGGGGTTTTATTGGATGGGCCGTATGCGCGGAGCTTCTCCGGCGCGGCTACAAGGTAAGGGCGCTACTCCGCAAAGCTCCAGCCGGAAACGAGCTGGAATCCATGGGCGCCCAGGTTATTACCGGCGACATGGGGGAGGAAACCATTTACGACAACTTGCTGGACGGGGTGACCGGCGTATTGAATTTCGCCGGGATACTGGCCAAATGGGGTGTTTACGACTCCCATTACTGGGAAGCCAACGTGACCAACCTCAAGAAACTGCTAAAGGCATGCACACGCCATGGGGTCTCAAAATTCACCCACTGTTCTACAACAAGCGTCAACGGCAATATCAAAAATCCTCCGGCCAATGAAGACGCCACGCTGGATTGCCAGGATACTTACGACGTGACCAAGTCACACGGGGAGCTGGCGGCGCTGGCCTCCAACGGGGTGAAAGGCATGGCCGTCACGGTTATCCGTCCGGCGGTGGTTTACGGCCCGCGCGACATGCGCAGGCTGTCGTTTTTCAAGGGAGCGGCCAGCGGCGGCCTGACGATTTACGGTAATGGAGCCACTCTGATACACCCCGTGTATATAGATGATCTTGTCAACGGCGCCCTGCTGGCCCATTTTTCGGAAAGGTCTGCGGGCCGGGTTTACATCATCGGCGGCGCTGAATATGTGACCGTGGAAAAATGGGCGGAAACCATTGCGGACACGGCTGGCGCGCCCCGCAACTTCCGCCATTCGCCTATCCTTCCCGCAAAGGTGATGATCGCCGTCATGGAAAAGATTTTCACCGCTTTCCAGGTGGAGCCGCCGCTTATCAGGCGCAAGCTGGGCTTCTTCATCAAGAACAGGGCTTACGATATCTCGAGGGCCAGAGCGGAACTGGGGTTCAATCCATCCGTCTCCCTGGAGGATGGCGCCGGAAAAACGCTGGAATGGTACAGGAGCGCGGGATACATACCGTGAGCCGCTTTCGGAGCCCTGAACGCTAAGCGCCCTTCTCCAGTTTGGCCAGCCATTCTATCGGCTCTTTCATTTTTGGATCCAGCGTGTGGGCTTTCTTGAAACTTTCCACGGCTTTTGTCACCTCACCTTTGCGGTAGAAGGTCATGCCGATATTAAAATGCACTCCAGCGTCGCTGTCGTCCATTTCCAGCGCCCGGCTATACATCTCCAGCGCCTTGTCGAACCGCCCGGCGCGGGACTGGGCTATGCCGATACGGTTATACACGTGGATAAGCTGGGGGTCTATGTTGTGGGCCATTTCAAAATAGCCTATGGCTTCGTCTATCCAGCCTTTGTTCAGCGCCAGGTTGCCCATTTCAATAATGAACATAAGGTCGTTCTTCCGGCGGGACACGCAAAGGTCCATCACGCGAAGGGCTTTTTCCTTCTCCATGGTCTCGCAGGCCACCATCGCCTTTATCATCAGCGCGCGGGGGTGGTCCGGCTGTAACTGGTCGGCCTTTTGCAAAACCCGCAGGGCCGCGTCGTAATCCTCCAGCTCGAAAAGGGTTTCGGCCATTTTCAGATACGCCTCGAAAAAATCCGGGCTCTCCTTCAGCGTCTGCCTAAGCTCTTCCTTGGCCTCTTCAAAATCGCCATTCTCAAAAGCGTCTATCCCCTTGTTGTAATGTTCCAGGGCTTTGGACTCGTCCAGCACCCGGTTCTTTTCCACGGCGCCTTTTTTGAGTATCTCGATCAGCGCCTGCTCCACCTTGTACCCGTTTATGGGCGTTTCGGCCCAGTATATGAGCGCATCGGCGTTGGTGTAATGTTTCGGATGCTCCTTGGGCTTGTTGGTGAACAACAGTAATGGAGTGTGCTTGAACCGGGTGGACTCTATCAGTTGCTTTAAAAAATCCAGCCCATCCTGATGGTCCACCGGAAACACAAGCAGGCTGGTGGTGGAAAGCTTTAGCTTCTCCCAAGCCTCTTTGCAGTCGTCAAACTCCGAAATGTCGGAAAAACCATCGTCACGCAAAACATTCTTAACCTGTTTGCGTTCGTTCCGGTTGTCCATGACTATGGATATCCGGCGTTTTCCGTATTTGTCGAACAAGGCTTTTAGAGCTTTGTCGGTTTGCGGCATAAATGATTGTAAATTAATTTAAAAAGATTGCTAATTGTTTGTTAATTATATCATCATTTGATGAAATAACACAATCCCTTTCGAGACAGGAACGATTCGTTACATTTTGAAAATATCTCTATGGGTTGCAAGGAAGCGGAACAAATAAAAAAACCCGGCGTTCGAAAACCTTCGCCGGGCCTTAGGCTGATGAATGTCGGGCGTGAACTACCCCGTCACACCCCGCAAGACCTTCCTGGCTTCACTCAGTATTTTTTCCATCCGGTCTTTACCCAGGAGTTTCAGTTTTTTAAGACGGGTAAGTTCCATCTCCTCTTCGGGGGTGAGCGTTTTTTTCCTGACCAGCTCGTTCACGTCCCTCTCCATCCTGAAATGCTCTTCATGGAGAGTCCTGAACTCGTCGTTCTCCTCGATCAGCCTGCTTGCCAAGTCGTTCATGGTAGCTGTGCTCATGGGCGCTCCTCCTTTTAAAGATTAATTGATATGGAGTTTTTCCCAGTTCAGTTCCGCCTGGGAGCGGCCTACGTACTTTAATACCGGGCGATTGTCTTTGGCGACTCCGGCTATTAGCTGTTCCCCGGCAATAAGAGCCACCGGCACGGCCAACGGATGGGCCGGCCACGAAGTCCACAACACCGGTCCATCCAGCGCTTCGTTGAAAATTTCCGCGTATGGCTCAAACCCGTCGCCGATAAATTGAGCCGGGCCATGGATGGATCTGGCCAGTTTTTCAGGCTCGATAGCCACATCTTCGGCAAGCCTTTGACCGGTGGAGGAGAAAAACGCGGCGTAAACTTCCCCTTTCCGAGCGTTGAGCAGGGGAACCACCATTCCCGCCTCCGCGGAGCCGCGGCAAGAACGGGCCAAAGCCTCCAGCGTTCCCACTCCCACCACGGGTTTGCCGGTGACATCCGCCAGGCCCACGGCGGTTGACAAGCCTATCCGCAGGCCGGTAAAAGAGCCTGGGCCGGAAGATACGGCGAAACAGTCCACATCTTCAAGTTGCAGTTGGTTTTCATCAAGAATGGCCCTGGCCAGCGCAAGAACATTTCGGGAATGGGACAAGCCGCGCTTGTCCTCAATAACTGCTTTTATCTCCCCATCCACGGCCAAAGCGGCGCTTGCGGATTTAGTGGACGTGTCAATAGCCAGTATATGCATGTTGAGGGGGCCTTCCAAAAGTGGGTCGTTTGGTAAAGGCTCTAACTATTTCTTAACAGAATGGCGGGCTGGAAGCAACCGCTGTTTTCAACTTTTTTCTCCCGCCCCGTCCCCTTTTTACCGATCCCTTCGCAACCCATTAAAACTAAAAGCCGCGCATGCCTCGGCCGGCGGTAAATCCCGTGGCGCGGAGGGCGATTATATGGTAGTTTTTGAAATATTATGATCGCAAACGATTCCGAAGGGCCTCTACTTCCGCCAGGCGCCAAACCCCGGGCGGTTATCCTTCTGCCGGAGAAAGACGCTTACCTGGCTGGGATCTATTTCAACCTTCTGGAGCGGGCCGGGTTTTTACCCCGGCTGGCCACGGGGGAAGACAGCCTGGACGGGGACGACCTTACCCTGATGGGGTTTCAGATGGCCGCCGCCAATCCAAAACTGGCGCAATCCATACCCGCCCACCGCCTGTTGATAGATTTCCATTTCAAGAAGGACTACGAGCAGAACCCCACGGCGTATCCGTTCCATCTTCTGGACCATCTGACGGTCATCGTCCACGACCATGAGGCGGAACGGTTCCTGCTCAAAAGCATCCGCGCCATGAACTGCAAAACGGCGTTGTTCCCATATAAATCCCAGGTCAACGCCTGCGCCATCGGCCCGGGGGAACGGAAGATATTCTCACCGGCTGAATTCAAGGGGCACCCGTGGCTTGCCGGAATGGAGGTGGAATACATCTCTCCGCCGTTTCCGCCCATGGCTCCGGCGGGTTCTTTCATTGTGGCGCCGGAGTACGACCCGGCCATATGGCCAACCCTTTTCTGGGGGGCCGAAGGAGGGTTACCTGCGGTTTTGCCCGCTAACGAGTCTTTCTCCTCATGGTTCTTTTACGGCGCCCTGCTTTTCGACCCTTCATCGCAAGAGGATTTCAATTTCAAAACCTCCATGCTCAGCCGCCCTGCCCCTGCCGGAACGAAACCGGAAGGCGTAAAGCGCAAGATAGGCATTGTGGCCCCCCGGCATGGAAGAAACGCTCCCGGCGGCGCCGAAACCCTGGCGGACAACCTGGCCCGCAACCTGCGTACAGCGGGGCACGACGCGGAGATAATCACCACCTGCACCGACAGCATGATCAAATGGAACAACCATCTGTCCGAGGGGCTGTCCAACGATGAAGGGCTTCCCGTCCGCCGGTTCGCCATAGATAAAACGGACCAGACCGGGTTTCACAGCATCGGCCACAAGATAAACAAACGGGAGCCTGTCAGCTGGACCGAGGAAACCGAATGGCTCCGCCTATCCATCCGGTCCCGGGCCATGGAGGCGTACCTTAAGGCCCATGAAGCGGATTACGACCATTTGTTCTTCGTCCCATATTTATATGGGACCGCCTACTGGCCCAGCCAGATAGCGCCGGAGAAAAGCTATCTCATCCCCTGCTATCACCGCGAGGCCCCGGCATACACCCGGGCTTTGCGGCAGAACGCCATGTGGGTGTCGGGCATATCGTTCAACACGCTGGCGGAAAAGAGGCTGGCCGAAACCGAGCTTAAGATAAGAAACGAGAACACGGAAGTTATCGGGCTGGGGGTGGACACGCGGATTAAAGGCGACCCCGCCCGGTTCCGCGCCAAAACCGGGGTGGATTACGATTTCCTTCTGTACGTGGGGCGGCTCCAGCGGGAGAAAAACGTCCCGCAATTACTGGACTATTTCCATTCCGGAGCCGGGCAGATAAAAAGCGGCCTCTTGCTGGCTGGCATGGGGGATGTGAGGGTGAAAGACGACCCGTCCATCCGCCTGAAAAGCCTTGGTTTCGTGCCCGAGCAGGAAAAGATAGACGCTTATTCCGCCTGTCTTGCCTTCGTATTGCCATCCACCCAGGAAAGCTTCTCGATTGTGATGATGGAGTCCTGGCTCCAGGGCCGCCCGGTGATTGCCAACGCCGCGTGCAACGTGGCGCGGGAGCATATTTATACTTGTGGCGGCGGGCTTCTTTATAGCGACGCCGCCGAGTTCGCCCAAGCGGTAAGAAAACTGGAGCAAGACAAAGCCTACGCAGACGAGCTGGGCCAAAAAGGGCGTGAATACGCGCTGGCGAATTTCCAGTGGGAAAACATAATCGCCCGGCTGGACAAATTCCTGAACGGCGCCCCGCCCCGCCCATTATGGGAGCGGCTGGGGGAAGCCGCCCGGAGAAGCTCTTACGCCCTTTCGGAAGGCAGGGAGGGCCCCATGACGCACATGCTGTCGGAGATCAGGCGCAACCTGATGGGGGGCGAGGTGGCTTACGAAACCCCGTTGCTGGAGGCCCTTGCAAACGTAGATGAACAATCCCATATCCACCCTGAATACCGGGAGTTCTCCGACAGGCCGGTAATAGGCCCGCTATTAAGCAAAATACGGGGATTGATGACGAACCACTTGCGGAAGAACTACCTGGAGATACTCGAAAGCAAACAAACGCGGTTCAACAGCGAAACGGTGAAGATAATAAGACGGCTGTTCGAGGATATCAGGAAGCTTGGCGGGTGACATCTAAACCGTTTAAAATCAAGCGCCGTTTGCCCGGTTTATAGCCTATAATTGACCCGAAGCGCCCGGGGCATGTCGGGGGAATGTTTAAGGCGGCTCCCCCACAGCGGCGCGCAAGGTTTCGCTCCTTTTTGGGGATGATAATGTCCGCAAAGGTAAGTTTAACTGTTGTCCGGGGCAAACTGGCAGGCCAGGTGTACACCTTCGACAGCCGCGAAACCTGCGTCATCGGCAGAGGGCTGGACTGTAATCCCCGCCTCCCCGATGATGAAGCCCACAGGACCATATCCCGCCATCATTGTCTGCTGGACATCAATCCGCCGGATGCGCGGATAAGGGATTTCGGAAGTCTCAACGG of the Nitrospinota bacterium genome contains:
- a CDS encoding DUF465 domain-containing protein — protein: MSTATMNDLASRLIEENDEFRTLHEEHFRMERDVNELVRKKTLTPEEEMELTRLKKLKLLGKDRMEKILSEARKVLRGVTG
- a CDS encoding NAD(P)-dependent oxidoreductase; protein product: MSEPSIQSGSLAVTGAGGFIGWAVCAELLRRGYKVRALLRKAPAGNELESMGAQVITGDMGEETIYDNLLDGVTGVLNFAGILAKWGVYDSHYWEANVTNLKKLLKACTRHGVSKFTHCSTTSVNGNIKNPPANEDATLDCQDTYDVTKSHGELAALASNGVKGMAVTVIRPAVVYGPRDMRRLSFFKGAASGGLTIYGNGATLIHPVYIDDLVNGALLAHFSERSAGRVYIIGGAEYVTVEKWAETIADTAGAPRNFRHSPILPAKVMIAVMEKIFTAFQVEPPLIRRKLGFFIKNRAYDISRARAELGFNPSVSLEDGAGKTLEWYRSAGYIP
- a CDS encoding glycosyltransferase family 4 protein, translated to MIANDSEGPLLPPGAKPRAVILLPEKDAYLAGIYFNLLERAGFLPRLATGEDSLDGDDLTLMGFQMAAANPKLAQSIPAHRLLIDFHFKKDYEQNPTAYPFHLLDHLTVIVHDHEAERFLLKSIRAMNCKTALFPYKSQVNACAIGPGERKIFSPAEFKGHPWLAGMEVEYISPPFPPMAPAGSFIVAPEYDPAIWPTLFWGAEGGLPAVLPANESFSSWFFYGALLFDPSSQEDFNFKTSMLSRPAPAGTKPEGVKRKIGIVAPRHGRNAPGGAETLADNLARNLRTAGHDAEIITTCTDSMIKWNNHLSEGLSNDEGLPVRRFAIDKTDQTGFHSIGHKINKREPVSWTEETEWLRLSIRSRAMEAYLKAHEADYDHLFFVPYLYGTAYWPSQIAPEKSYLIPCYHREAPAYTRALRQNAMWVSGISFNTLAEKRLAETELKIRNENTEVIGLGVDTRIKGDPARFRAKTGVDYDFLLYVGRLQREKNVPQLLDYFHSGAGQIKSGLLLAGMGDVRVKDDPSIRLKSLGFVPEQEKIDAYSACLAFVLPSTQESFSIVMMESWLQGRPVIANAACNVAREHIYTCGGGLLYSDAAEFAQAVRKLEQDKAYADELGQKGREYALANFQWENIIARLDKFLNGAPPRPLWERLGEAARRSSYALSEGREGPMTHMLSEIRRNLMGGEVAYETPLLEALANVDEQSHIHPEYREFSDRPVIGPLLSKIRGLMTNHLRKNYLEILESKQTRFNSETVKIIRRLFEDIRKLGG
- a CDS encoding tetratricopeptide repeat protein, producing the protein MPQTDKALKALFDKYGKRRISIVMDNRNERKQVKNVLRDDGFSDISEFDDCKEAWEKLKLSTTSLLVFPVDHQDGLDFLKQLIESTRFKHTPLLLFTNKPKEHPKHYTNADALIYWAETPINGYKVEQALIEILKKGAVEKNRVLDESKALEHYNKGIDAFENGDFEEAKEELRQTLKESPDFFEAYLKMAETLFELEDYDAALRVLQKADQLQPDHPRALMIKAMVACETMEKEKALRVMDLCVSRRKNDLMFIIEMGNLALNKGWIDEAIGYFEMAHNIDPQLIHVYNRIGIAQSRAGRFDKALEMYSRALEMDDSDAGVHFNIGMTFYRKGEVTKAVESFKKAHTLDPKMKEPIEWLAKLEKGA
- the tsaB gene encoding tRNA (adenosine(37)-N6)-threonylcarbamoyltransferase complex dimerization subunit type 1 TsaB; amino-acid sequence: MHILAIDTSTKSASAALAVDGEIKAVIEDKRGLSHSRNVLALARAILDENQLQLEDVDCFAVSSGPGSFTGLRIGLSTAVGLADVTGKPVVGVGTLEALARSCRGSAEAGMVVPLLNARKGEVYAAFFSSTGQRLAEDVAIEPEKLARSIHGPAQFIGDGFEPYAEIFNEALDGPVLWTSWPAHPLAVPVALIAGEQLIAGVAKDNRPVLKYVGRSQAELNWEKLHIN